In Streptomyces chartreusis NRRL 3882, the following are encoded in one genomic region:
- a CDS encoding SelT/SelW/SelH family protein, whose translation MSGRVEIEYCTQCRWLPRAAWLAQELLTTFEAELTELALKPGTGGVFVVRVGDEVVWDRREHGFPEPTAVKRAVRDRVAPGKTLGHSEKPSADQVSP comes from the coding sequence ATGAGTGGCCGTGTCGAGATCGAGTACTGCACCCAGTGCCGCTGGCTGCCCCGCGCGGCCTGGCTGGCGCAGGAACTGCTCACGACCTTCGAGGCCGAGCTGACCGAGCTCGCGCTGAAGCCCGGCACGGGCGGGGTGTTCGTCGTGCGCGTCGGCGACGAGGTCGTCTGGGACCGTCGCGAGCACGGCTTCCCCGAGCCGACGGCCGTGAAGCGGGCCGTACGCGACCGAGTGGCCCCGGGGAAGACCCTGGGCCACTCGGAGAAGCCGTCCGCGGACCAGGTCAGCCCTTGA
- a CDS encoding HipA family kinase — MLREVFATRYIEPLRSGGSVPGVVEADDLGTYVVKFTGSAQGRKALVAEVIVGELARALGLRFPELVLVHFDPSIAQGEPHQEVRDLHAASAGVNLGMDYLPGARDFTPEIGRVFPVDPLEAGRIVWLDALTVNVDRTVHSSNLMVWPTLGVAPPRLWLIDHGAALVFHHRWDGTDPAKAYDFRHHALGHYGPDVPAADAELAPKVTEDLLRRILAEVPDAWLADEPGFATAQEAREAYVSYLHARVRASGAWLPTDFPGREELAAEEARRTARNQQGRPAWLRQVPDLHGKPAAEQDWSVHLG; from the coding sequence ATGCTCAGAGAGGTCTTCGCAACCCGCTACATAGAGCCGCTGCGCTCCGGCGGCTCCGTGCCCGGCGTCGTCGAGGCCGACGACCTGGGCACGTACGTCGTGAAGTTCACCGGCTCCGCGCAGGGCCGCAAGGCGCTGGTCGCCGAGGTGATCGTGGGGGAGCTGGCCCGCGCCCTCGGACTGCGCTTCCCCGAGCTGGTGCTGGTGCACTTCGACCCGTCGATCGCGCAGGGGGAGCCGCATCAGGAGGTACGGGACCTGCACGCGGCCAGCGCGGGCGTGAACCTCGGCATGGACTACCTGCCGGGCGCCCGGGACTTCACGCCGGAGATCGGGAGGGTCTTCCCCGTCGATCCCCTGGAGGCGGGGCGGATCGTCTGGCTCGACGCCCTGACGGTGAACGTCGACCGCACGGTGCACAGCTCCAACCTGATGGTCTGGCCCACCCTGGGCGTCGCGCCCCCGCGCCTGTGGCTGATCGACCACGGTGCCGCGCTCGTCTTCCACCACCGCTGGGACGGCACCGACCCCGCCAAGGCCTACGACTTCCGGCACCACGCCCTCGGCCACTACGGGCCCGACGTCCCGGCCGCCGACGCCGAGCTCGCTCCCAAGGTGACCGAGGACCTGCTGCGCCGGATCCTCGCGGAGGTCCCGGACGCCTGGCTCGCGGACGAGCCGGGTTTCGCCACCGCGCAGGAGGCACGCGAGGCGTACGTGTCGTACCTGCACGCGCGCGTGCGGGCCTCCGGGGCCTGGCTGCCCACCGACTTCCCCGGCCGGGAGGAACTCGCCGCCGAGGAGGCCCGCCGGACGGCTCGTAACCAGCAAGGACGCCCCGCGTGGCTCAGGCAGGTCCCCGACCTGCACGGCAAGCCCGCGGCCGAACAGGATTGGTCGGTGCACCTCGGATGA
- a CDS encoding FAD-binding and (Fe-S)-binding domain-containing protein — protein sequence MTRTPFDASGADDVAGLAEALSEEVDAEVRFDAGSRGAYATDGSNYRQVPIGVVVPRTVEAGAHAVQVCARFGAPVLSRGGGTSLAGQSTNTAVVIDWSKYCNRLVSVDPAARTCVVEPGIVLDALNQRLFDHRLQFGPKPSTHSHCALGGMIGNNSCGASAQAYGKTVDNVRRLEVLTYDGVRMWVGPTSRAERARIAAEGGRRAELYAGLDGIVSGYLGDIRRGYPKIPRRVSGYNLDSLLPENGFDVARALVGSEGTLVTVLRAELDLVPVPAYQSLLVLGYDDICTAADDVPRLLEHCAPGQLEALDGRMAQLMREEGAYLESLNTLPEGESWLMLQFFGDSQDAVDEQAHALLGAVGRSEKDRTVAFSDDLEREQRMLKAREAGLGVTARPPDDRETWEGWEDSAVPPERLGDYLRDLQQLFEEFDYDHPSLYGHFGQGCVHTRIPFALTTAEGVADFRRFVERAADLVSSYGGSLSGEHGDGQSRGELLTRMFGERLVTAFGELKALFDPGNRMNPGKVVDPNPVDGQLRLGPSWHPATPATHFGFPEDDHSFDRAVMRCVGIGNCRSHSGGVMCPSYRATREEEHSTRGRARLLFEMLGGHADSAVTDGWRSTEVRDALDLCLACKGCKSDCPTGVDMATLKAEFLSHHYEGRMRPAAHYSMGWLPVWARLSRIAPGVVNSALHAPGLARAGKRLAGVDAARQAPVFARQSFLQWWQRRDTEEPDPADPRTVLLWPDTFSTYFHPSVAISAVHVLEDAGFRVAVPAKPVCCGLTWISTGQLPRAQKVLRRTLDVLRPHLEAGTPVIGLEPSCTAVFRADAPELMPGDQDVQRLAGQVRTFAEQLVRHAPDGWQPPGLARRATVQTHCHQHAIMKFDADRELMRRARLDADVLDEGCCGLAGNFGFERGHHEVSMAVAEQGVLPAVRAAEPGSLLLADGFSCRTQIEQGGTGRRALHLAEVLARGLEGTLPAGQPERLAVRPERPSRAARWTATAGATALTATAATVAGRAALRSLRRP from the coding sequence ATGACTCGCACTCCTTTCGACGCCTCCGGGGCGGATGATGTGGCCGGGCTGGCGGAGGCGCTGAGCGAGGAGGTGGACGCCGAGGTCAGGTTCGACGCGGGCAGCAGGGGCGCCTACGCGACCGACGGCTCCAACTACCGGCAGGTGCCGATCGGTGTCGTGGTGCCTCGTACGGTGGAGGCCGGAGCTCACGCCGTGCAGGTGTGCGCCCGCTTCGGCGCCCCGGTGCTGTCGCGGGGCGGCGGCACCAGCCTCGCGGGCCAGTCCACGAACACGGCCGTGGTGATCGACTGGAGCAAGTACTGCAACAGGCTGGTCTCCGTCGATCCCGCCGCACGGACCTGCGTGGTCGAGCCGGGGATCGTCCTGGACGCGCTCAACCAGCGACTCTTCGACCACAGGCTCCAGTTCGGGCCGAAGCCCTCGACGCACAGCCACTGCGCCCTGGGCGGCATGATCGGCAACAACTCGTGCGGCGCGTCCGCGCAGGCCTACGGCAAGACCGTCGACAACGTGCGCCGCCTGGAGGTGCTCACCTACGACGGCGTCCGGATGTGGGTCGGGCCGACCTCGCGGGCCGAGCGGGCGCGGATCGCCGCGGAGGGCGGCCGGCGCGCCGAGTTGTACGCCGGCCTGGACGGCATCGTCAGCGGGTATCTCGGCGACATCCGGCGCGGCTATCCGAAGATCCCGCGGCGGGTCTCGGGCTACAACCTCGACTCGCTCCTGCCCGAGAACGGCTTCGACGTGGCCAGGGCCCTGGTCGGCAGCGAGGGCACCCTGGTGACCGTGCTGCGCGCCGAACTCGACCTGGTGCCGGTGCCGGCGTACCAGTCGCTGCTGGTCCTCGGCTACGACGACATCTGCACGGCCGCCGACGACGTCCCCCGACTGCTGGAGCACTGCGCGCCCGGCCAGTTGGAGGCCCTCGACGGGCGCATGGCCCAGCTGATGCGCGAGGAGGGCGCCTACCTGGAGTCCCTGAACACCCTGCCGGAGGGCGAAAGCTGGCTGATGCTGCAGTTCTTCGGCGACAGCCAGGACGCCGTCGACGAGCAGGCGCATGCCCTGCTGGGCGCCGTCGGCCGGTCCGAGAAGGACCGCACTGTCGCCTTCTCCGACGACCTGGAGCGCGAGCAGCGGATGCTCAAGGCCCGTGAGGCGGGGCTCGGCGTCACCGCCCGTCCGCCCGACGACCGGGAGACCTGGGAGGGCTGGGAGGACTCGGCCGTCCCACCCGAGCGGCTCGGCGACTATCTGCGGGACCTCCAGCAGCTGTTCGAGGAGTTCGACTACGACCACCCGTCCCTCTACGGGCACTTCGGACAGGGCTGTGTCCACACCCGCATCCCGTTCGCGCTCACGACCGCCGAGGGCGTGGCCGACTTCCGGCGCTTCGTGGAGCGGGCCGCCGACCTCGTCTCCTCCTACGGCGGCTCCCTGTCGGGCGAGCACGGCGACGGCCAGTCCCGGGGCGAGCTGCTCACGCGCATGTTCGGCGAGCGACTCGTGACCGCGTTCGGCGAGCTGAAGGCGCTGTTCGACCCGGGCAACCGGATGAACCCGGGCAAGGTCGTCGACCCCAACCCGGTCGACGGGCAGCTGCGCCTCGGCCCCTCCTGGCACCCGGCCACACCCGCGACGCACTTCGGCTTCCCGGAGGACGACCACTCCTTCGACCGGGCCGTGATGCGCTGCGTCGGCATCGGCAACTGCCGCAGCCACTCCGGCGGCGTCATGTGCCCCTCCTACCGGGCCACGAGGGAGGAGGAGCACTCCACACGAGGCCGCGCCCGGCTGCTGTTCGAGATGCTCGGCGGCCACGCCGACTCCGCCGTCACGGACGGCTGGCGCTCCACCGAGGTGCGCGATGCCCTCGACCTGTGCCTGGCCTGCAAGGGCTGCAAGTCGGACTGCCCGACCGGTGTCGACATGGCCACCCTCAAGGCGGAGTTCCTCTCGCACCACTACGAGGGGCGGATGCGCCCCGCGGCCCACTACTCCATGGGCTGGCTGCCCGTGTGGGCGCGCCTGTCCCGGATCGCCCCCGGAGTGGTCAACAGTGCCCTGCACGCGCCCGGTCTGGCCCGGGCCGGCAAGCGGCTGGCCGGCGTGGACGCGGCCCGTCAGGCACCCGTGTTCGCCCGGCAGTCCTTCCTCCAGTGGTGGCAGCGGCGCGACACCGAGGAGCCCGACCCGGCCGATCCGCGCACCGTGCTGCTGTGGCCCGACACCTTCAGCACCTACTTCCACCCCTCCGTCGCCATCTCGGCCGTACACGTGCTGGAGGACGCCGGTTTCCGCGTCGCCGTGCCCGCCAAGCCGGTGTGCTGCGGCCTGACCTGGATCTCCACCGGCCAACTGCCCCGCGCGCAGAAGGTGCTGCGCCGCACCCTCGACGTGCTCCGGCCCCATCTGGAGGCGGGCACCCCGGTCATCGGCCTCGAACCGTCCTGCACCGCCGTCTTCCGCGCCGACGCCCCGGAGCTGATGCCCGGCGACCAGGACGTGCAGCGGCTGGCCGGGCAGGTCCGCACCTTCGCCGAGCAGCTCGTCCGGCACGCGCCCGACGGCTGGCAGCCACCAGGTCTGGCTCGTCGGGCGACGGTGCAGACCCACTGCCACCAGCACGCGATCATGAAGTTCGACGCCGACCGGGAGCTCATGCGCCGCGCCCGTCTCGACGCCGATGTCCTCGACGAGGGCTGCTGCGGCCTCGCCGGCAACTTCGGTTTCGAACGCGGCCACCACGAGGTGTCCATGGCCGTCGCGGAGCAGGGCGTCCTGCCCGCCGTCCGCGCGGCGGAGCCGGGCAGCCTGCTGCTCGCCGACGGCTTCAGCTGCCGCACCCAGATCGAACAGGGCGGCACCGGACGGCGTGCCCTGCACCTGGCCGAAGTACTGGCCCGCGGTCTGGAGGGCACGCTCCCGGCCGGGCAACCGGAACGCCTGGCCGTGCGCCCCGAGCGGCCCTCCCGCGCGGCCCGGTGGACGGCCACCGCCGGCGCCACCGCCCTCACGGCGACCGCCGCGACGGTGGCCGGCCGGGCCGCCCTGCGGTCGCTGCGGCGCCCTTAG
- a CDS encoding VOC family protein translates to MAIKLENVGIAVRDLEAAISFFTDLGLTVVGRDTVSGEWTDTAVGLDGNHADIAMLQTPDGHGRLELFEYIHPEAIESEPTRPNEIGMHRVAFSVDDIDEALETAAKHGCRPLRGVATYEDVYKLTYVRGPSGILVMLAEELKKS, encoded by the coding sequence ATGGCCATCAAACTCGAGAACGTGGGCATCGCCGTTCGCGACCTCGAAGCAGCGATCTCCTTCTTCACCGACCTCGGCCTCACGGTCGTCGGCCGTGACACCGTCAGTGGTGAGTGGACCGACACCGCCGTCGGCCTTGATGGCAATCACGCCGACATTGCGATGCTCCAGACGCCGGACGGTCACGGTCGCCTCGAGCTCTTCGAGTACATCCACCCCGAGGCGATCGAGTCGGAGCCCACTCGTCCCAACGAGATCGGCATGCATCGCGTCGCCTTCTCGGTCGACGACATCGACGAAGCCCTGGAGACGGCCGCGAAGCACGGATGCCGTCCGCTGCGCGGTGTGGCGACCTACGAGGACGTCTACAAGCTCACGTACGTCCGCGGTCCCAGCGGCATCCTTGTGATGCTCGCCGAGGAGCTGAAGAAGAGCTGA
- a CDS encoding MIP/aquaporin family protein produces MAVEIQPLLKPSRLRRRGGLWGECLAEFLGTFVLISFGCGVVAMAVAALPGSGRTEGPTTFFLGAGDWLLITWGWAMAVILGIYVAGGVSGAHINPAVTLAFAVRRKFPWVKVVPYWVAQVLGALAGAALVYAVYHDAINTFDDAMKGPKTNGHTLASFSIFATFPAPYFHGGIWGPLVDQIVGTAFLAMLVVAIIDLRNTAVKANLGPLVIGFVVAAIGMSFGANAGYAINPARDFGPRLFTWMAGWEDLAFPGSLAGAFSGYWWIPIVGPLVGGVVGVLVYDLFIGDVLHIRAQQGELPEPGRTRPTTSDEE; encoded by the coding sequence ATGGCCGTCGAGATCCAGCCCCTGCTCAAGCCCTCGCGGCTCAGGCGCCGCGGAGGCTTGTGGGGCGAATGCCTTGCGGAGTTCCTGGGGACCTTCGTCCTCATCTCCTTCGGTTGCGGCGTGGTCGCGATGGCGGTCGCGGCGCTGCCCGGCTCGGGGCGTACCGAGGGACCCACCACGTTCTTCCTCGGCGCCGGGGACTGGTTGCTGATCACCTGGGGATGGGCCATGGCCGTGATCCTCGGTATCTATGTGGCCGGCGGGGTCAGCGGTGCGCACATCAATCCGGCGGTGACCCTGGCCTTCGCCGTGCGCCGCAAGTTCCCGTGGGTCAAGGTCGTCCCCTACTGGGTGGCCCAGGTGCTCGGCGCCCTGGCCGGCGCGGCACTGGTCTACGCCGTGTACCACGACGCCATCAACACCTTCGACGACGCCATGAAGGGGCCGAAGACGAACGGCCACACCCTCGCCTCGTTCTCCATCTTCGCCACCTTCCCGGCGCCCTACTTCCACGGCGGCATCTGGGGCCCCCTGGTCGACCAGATCGTCGGCACGGCCTTCCTGGCCATGCTGGTGGTGGCGATCATCGACCTGCGGAACACGGCCGTGAAGGCGAACCTCGGCCCCCTCGTGATCGGGTTCGTCGTGGCGGCCATCGGCATGTCCTTCGGGGCGAACGCGGGCTACGCGATCAACCCCGCCCGCGACTTCGGCCCCCGCCTGTTCACCTGGATGGCGGGCTGGGAGGATCTGGCGTTCCCGGGCAGCTTGGCGGGGGCGTTCAGCGGCTACTGGTGGATCCCGATCGTCGGACCGCTCGTCGGCGGCGTGGTCGGGGTGCTGGTGTACGACCTGTTCATCGGCGACGTGCTCCACATCCGGGCGCAGCAGGGCGAGCTCCCGGAGCCCGGCCGGACGCGTCCCACCACCTCCGACGAGGAGTGA